GACCCCGTGCCCTCTCGCCGCGCGGCCCCTTGCGCTGCCTCCGCAGGGATCCCAGGGCAGCCGAGGTCCTCCTGGCACGTCTGCCACCCAGTTCCCGCCGCCATCCCGGCTCCCACTGGTCCTCCCCGCGATCACTCCACGGGGGTGAGCGTCGGGGACTGAAGGGCGGTGGAGAAAAACAGCATGGCGCGTGGGCGCCACCTTAAAGCTGGCCTTTCGCAGTCACTAAATTGTTCTGTTCATTAAGTGGCTATAAAAAGTGGAGTGAGACTGGGTGTGCAGGCAAGTACCTAGTTATGAGCACACACGAACACACAGCTATTACAAGCTATCCTGTCGTCCAAGGCAGTAGTGCTCGGGGTGTGATTCCCCGGTCCAGCAGCACAGCACCACCTCTGGACTTGGTAACAAGCAGCTAGTAAGAAATTCGGGGAGAGGGGCGGGAGATCAGCAGTCAGTCATTTAACCAGCCCTCAGGTTTGGTGTCTTAGGTAATTCTGAGAACACGcttaagtttgagaaccactggtctaggaCTAGGAAACCGAAGTCACCAGGTTTAGGGTGATTTTTATTCTCAGTGGTCGCCAAAAGTGAACCCGTCTTTTGGTGGCCCCAAATTGCCTGGCAGCAGTGTTGAGAGATGTCCCCGTCGTTCAGTCCAAAGCCAGGAGCTGCTGAAGACAAGCAGCCCCTTCTCTGTGCTTTGCAGTCCAAGGAAACTAGACGGCTCGGGATCGCGTCGTGGGGGCACCCGCACAGGGAGGGAGCGAGGAAGAAGAGCCAAAGAACCATGCAGAATTAGCACCCGAAGACACTTACCCACAGACATCTGCACATTTCCCCGCCAATCTGTCAACGTGAACTGATCTGCCGCTCTCAGCAGAGAAGGGGAGAAGGCGACGGGACGTCTGAGGTGCCTGGACCGTCCTTGAGCAGGACACGACAGGCTGCGGTTCCTCTCGCCTAATGCTGTCGTTTACTAGCAGGCGAACCAGGACATAGTATTTGGAAAGGCTGTGCACATAGGTTATACCAGCCTCTCCCGATCCCGCACCGCCTCGCCGCGTTTGCTCCAGCTCCCCATCCCCCTTCTAGAACTCTTCCTCCCCTCCTTTAATTGGGCAGCTGACAGTAAGGTTCTCTTAGTTTCTCCTCTGGGGCAAACTCATCCTCCAAGAGTCCCCGCTTCAAGTCCAGAAACCAATCCACACACCCTTGTTAAAAAAACTTTCATCTGATTTTTAAAGGAATCTCTGGAATGGTGTGTGTTTGAACGCTGTGCAGCAGACTGAATCTCTTTGCGGGAACGCcgcccaccaccccaccccctgccccacacacattcacatacataCTCACACTTCAATAAAGGAACAAGGTATATACACGGACCAGTTAGATCATccactgtaattttattttaaatcatgatAGATTgcgtgaaaaacaaataattccaaagaatttcctgctctgggagcagaagTTAAGTCTATATTTAACAACATTTGAAGCTGTCAAGAATGCTTTGTGGTTGGATAACAGAGgcagaaaaatgttaaaaacgCAGGCTACTGCTATACCCAAATATGGAAATATTGTTACGTCTGGTGTCTGATTCACCATCTGGAAATACTTACAACCATGAAGTCAAATAGAAAAGACGCCACAACAGAAGCCAGGAACGCTCCTCTCCATTCCCTCTCCACTGCCTCCTCTCACCGGGTGCTGAGCCTATCCACCTCCGTCCCTAGTCACTTCATTAAGAAGGAAACAATATGGGCACTTTAATAGAGGAAAcaaacattttctaaataataATTGATGAATTGGCTTGAGTAGGAGGTAAGGCCCAGATTTTCCTCACTTTCTTTGCATAACACCTGACAATTTCCTGTCTTGGAAGCCACGTccgccctcccccaacccctcccacaaACCCTTAAAGATCCTACTCCTTCAGTACAAGCCTCTTAGACTTAGGAAAGGGCACTTTTGAATGCATGAAATTTAACTCTTTCCTGCCACAGTTCTCTTTCCTGGAAGAATGCTTTCATTAAGAACAGCTTCTCATGGTGCTTATCAGAGTCATTCCCAGAACAGCTGGCACTGAAGGCCTTCTTAAGCAAGACTGCTAAATTACAAATAAAAGGAGGAGGAGTTCTAGAGCACATATAAGTGAGAGATTGGCATAattacttgtgtgtgtgtttattaaaaTTACACAAGAAGATAGTTTTTGAAATTTGGAGGGGCAATTTATCAGTGATACTAGCGATATTGGTGACGTGAAACTAAATTGCTTTGTAGGGGGTCTTCTGCTGAGTGTGTTGCAGATAGAATAGGATCTTAAAATCAAACATTTTGGTACAGAATATTGTATCTAAAATCTCTTATTTCTCTGAACTTGGAGAGAAAAGCATTGCAATTTACTCAAAATGAGAGGCTTCTAAGTGGTTCCAAGGAAAGGAGTTAAAAACTGTGCAGAACTTTCAGCTTTAAGGAGCCTGCGTCTTCCAGAGATTCACTGGGCACAACAGTGAGGGAATCTGGCTGGCCGTGCAGTATATGCAGGAATGGTCTCAGCACAAATCACTCCACGGTGGTCCGTTCCGCTTCTGGCTCTTTGCATTGCCTCCTACCAGTGACAGAGGCTGGAAAGGTTACCCCATCTCCCGCATCCGTGAGGAAGTCTAAGTCAGCCTCCCCAGGAACTCCCTGCATATGTTTCCTCTCGGACTTCCAACCCAGGCAGTGGGCTGGAACTAAAGTGGGAACCTCCGAAAACAAACAAGTacgacagagaaaaaaaaaaaaaaaaaaaaaaaaaaaggttggggGTGGAGAGAATGGAGGGGGAAAACCTTTGCCTGGGAATCTGCCAGACAGTAGGGGAGGTTGCTTTTTGTGCACCTTCTCATTCATAAATGCCACTGTGGGTATTAATTTGCAATACACTTAACTTGGCTGCAAAAGACCATGCCAAAGCTTTGGGACTTGATTCGAGGATGCCTCTATGAAGTTCACGCATAGATTCCTGGCTCACAGACACACTCTCCCTACCCGTTCGCATCTCTCAGTAGATGATTTGATTCTCACCTTCGCTGTAAACAAGCGAACAGCTCGCTGCCTTCCAGGGTGAGGGCTTTCAAGGCTGCCCGGTCAACTCGGCATCACCAAACAAAACGACTTTTGTTCCTTCCACCCAGGtcctcccaccctcccagtcCAGGCAAAGTTCTGAACTCGCCCCCTTCGCCCcttccaccaccatcaccaccatcacgcCAAAGACAGCCCTTCCCAGTAGAAGTCGATATTTAAAGTGGAAAAAGAGGAAGATTGTTTTCTTGACGGTTACAGGACCAAAAAAAAGGTGCAACAGAGCCAGGGGAGGCGCTTGGCAGCAGCCCGCGCCAACCAGCATTCCTGAGATGTTTGAGAATTCTGGAACGCGCAGACAGAGCCGACGTCACTGCAACACGCGGCGCCGCAGCCGGTCCGTATAAAAGGCGGGCTCCCGGCGCTCGGGCAGACCGTGAGCGAGAGCGCCCCCGAGCAGCACCCGCGCCCTCCGCCAGGACCTCGACAGAAGGACGCCCGCTCGTCGACCCGGCCCTAGCCTCCTGCCGGCCAGTCCCCAGCGCCCACCGCCGCGTCAGGCCGTCTGCTGCGCACCGGCTTGTCGGCGCCTTTGCTTCCGCTCTGCCGGACTCCTGCGCGCCACAATGAGCTCCCGCACGGCCAGGACGCTCGCCTTCGCCGTCACCTTTCTCCACTTGGCCAGGCTGGTGAGTCCTTTTGCCACTGCTTCCCTGTCCGcaaccccagccccttcccttttcCCTAGGTTGCCCACGGCaggaaacacaaaattaaaaagttcGGGGGCGTTTCGGGGCAGCCCTTTCTTTAAGACTCCATGCAGACGCGTCGGGGGCCTCCTGGCGGACGCAGCCGTCCGGAGCGTCCGGGCTGGAAGGGAAGAGAGATCCCCCCTGCCGACGGGGTCAGAGACCCccctccagccccttccccgGCGCCCGTCCTGCGCACCTCACGGGTGTCATCTCTCCCGCCAGGCGCTCTCCACCTGCCCCGCCGCCTGCCGCTGCCCCCTGGAGGCGCCCAAGTGCGCCCCGGGAGTTGGGCTGGTACGGGACGGCTGTGGCTGCTGTAAGGTCTGCGCCAAGCAGCTCAATGAGGACTGCAGCAGAACGCAGCCCTGCGACCACACCAAGGGGCTGGAATGCAATTTCGGCGCCAGCTCCACCGCTCTGAAGGGGATCTGCAGAGGTAAGATGCTTGTGGCTTGGCCCCTTTAAAAAAGTAATAGTCCCCGTAGTCCAGAAGTTTAGTAATTTTGAGACCATGTATGGAGATGCTTTGTTGTCGGTAGCCTGGCAGAAAGGCGCATGATTTCAGCAGTCTGGAATGCAATTCAGTGTGTCTGGGCCCAGCGAAAAGCGCATACGGAAAAGTGATTCCTGACTAACTTATTGTTCTGGTCTGGAGTCCCCGGGGAATGGTAGGGAACTTTACCATAAAACTGAATTTAACAGCAGAAAATATGTATGAGTTTCAGGTCGTGATTCGGAATCTTAaccttctcttctccctttctcttgTGGTGCTCTTTGCAGCTCAGTCAGAGGGCAGACCCTGTGAATATAACTCCAGAATCTACCAGAACGGGGAAAGTTTCCAGCCCAACTGTAAACATCAGTGCACATGTATTGACGGGGCCGTGGGCTGCATTCCCCTGTGTCCCCAAGAACTCTCTCTTCCCAACTTGGGCTGTCCCAACCCCCGGCTGGTCAAAGTTACCGGGCAGTGCTGTGAAGAATGGGTCTGTGATGAGGATAGTGCCAAGGACTCCATGGACGACAGGGATGGCCTCCTGGACAAGGGGCTGGCATTCGATGCCTCAGAGGTGGAGTTAACCAGAAACAATGAATTAATTGCAGTTGGAAAAGGCGGCTCCCTGAAGCGGCTCCCTGGTAAGTGGAGACTGAGTCCCTAAGATATACTGAAATACTTTACTAGCCTGAAGCATTATAGAAATGATACTTGAATCTCTTTGTGTCAGTGTGCCTTTGAGAAATTTTCCCTCTTTGTCTAGTTTTTGGACTGGAACCTCGCATCCTATACAACCCTTCTTTAAATGGCCAGAAATGTATTGTTCAAACAACTTCATGGTCTCAGTGCTCCAAGACCTGTGGAACTGGAATCTCCACACGTGTTACCAATGACAACCCTGAATGCCGCCTGGTGAAAGAAACCCGCATTTGTGAAGTGCGGCCTTGTGGACAACTGATGTACAGCAGCCTGAAAGTAAGTTCCTGCGGTGGCATGTAGACCGTTCCCAGGCAGCTGGGTCAGATGTGACCCTCTCTTCCAAGAAAAAGAGACATTGTCCCTaattttcccttcctcctcttccttccagaAGGGTAAGAAATGCAGCAAGACCAAGAAATCCTCTGAACCAGTCAAGTTTACTTATGCGGGATGTTCAAGTGTGAAGAAGTACCGTCCCAAGTACTGCGGCTCCTGCGTGGATGGCCGATGCTGCGCGCCCCTGCAGACTAGGACTGTGAAGATGCGATTCCACTGCGAAGATGGAGAGACGTTTTCCAAGAACGTCATGATGATCCAGTCCTGcaaatgcagctacaactgcccGCATACCAGTGAGGCAGCGTTTCCCTTCTACAGGCTGTTCAATGATATTCACAAATTTAGGGACTAAATGCCACCTGGGTTGGCAGCACAAGGTGGACAAATGGGGGAACAGAGTGCCAGAGTCAGAGAGACGCGGGTGGGGCGGTGGGGATGAAGGGGACTCATTGTAGAAGGGATGAATTGCTCGTTCTTGAGTGGTATTAAGGTATTTCGAAACTGCCAGGTGTGCTGGTGAGATGGACACTAAAGCAGCCGCAATTGGAGAATACTTTGCTTCATAATACTGGAGCACGTGTTACTGCTTCATTTTGGAGCTTGTGATGTTGATGAcgttctgttttctgtttgtaaaTTGTTTGGTAAACATATTTTTCTCTagattttttcccttttggttCCACAATTGTAAAAGATAATAATATTAGTTGGACAGTTAAGGCCTTCATCCTTTAACAGAAGCAAACGGAAGGGGGTTCCATCCTTTCCTGAAGGTGACACTCTGTGAGTGTCCATGAGAGGCAGCTCACTG
The sequence above is a segment of the Manis pentadactyla isolate mManPen7 chromosome 4, mManPen7.hap1, whole genome shotgun sequence genome. Coding sequences within it:
- the CCN1 gene encoding CCN family member 1; this translates as MSSRTARTLAFAVTFLHLARLALSTCPAACRCPLEAPKCAPGVGLVRDGCGCCKVCAKQLNEDCSRTQPCDHTKGLECNFGASSTALKGICRAQSEGRPCEYNSRIYQNGESFQPNCKHQCTCIDGAVGCIPLCPQELSLPNLGCPNPRLVKVTGQCCEEWVCDEDSAKDSMDDRDGLLDKGLAFDASEVELTRNNELIAVGKGGSLKRLPVFGLEPRILYNPSLNGQKCIVQTTSWSQCSKTCGTGISTRVTNDNPECRLVKETRICEVRPCGQLMYSSLKKGKKCSKTKKSSEPVKFTYAGCSSVKKYRPKYCGSCVDGRCCAPLQTRTVKMRFHCEDGETFSKNVMMIQSCKCSYNCPHTSEAAFPFYRLFNDIHKFRD